The Podarcis raffonei isolate rPodRaf1 chromosome 2, rPodRaf1.pri, whole genome shotgun sequence genome window below encodes:
- the LOC128405435 gene encoding 17-beta-hydroxysteroid dehydrogenase type 6-like, which translates to MWLYLAALLGLYFLRRLYQERQTVENLTEKYVFITGCSSGFGNHLARHLDARGLRVLAACLTQKGAEQLGKATSERLKTTILDVTSTESVAAATEWVKEQVGNKGSFLLFCFHALDQARDYLYHHLLIFTPLSHKM; encoded by the coding sequence ATGTGGCTCTACCTGGCTGCCCTGCTGGGGCTTTACTTCCTTCGCCGATTGTACCAGGAGAGACAGACGGTGGAGAACCTGACGGAAAAATATGTCTTCATCACGGGCTGTTCCTCTGGCTTTGGGAACCATCTTGCCAGGCATCTGGATGCCCGGGGTCTGCGGGTGCTGGCAGCCTGTCTCACGCAGAAGGGGGCAGAGCAGCTGGGCAAGGCCACCTCAGAGCGCTTGAAAACCACCATTCTGGATGTCACCAGTACAGAGAGCGTTGCGGCAGCAACGGAGTGGGTGAAAGAACAAGTGGGGAACAAAGGtagctttttgttgttttgtttccatgctctggatcaggccagggattATCTGTATCATCATCTGCTTATCTTTActccactttcccacaaaatgtGA